In Ipomoea triloba cultivar NCNSP0323 chromosome 7, ASM357664v1, a single genomic region encodes these proteins:
- the LOC116024487 gene encoding urease has product MKLAPREIEKLMLHNAGHLAQKRLARGLRLNYTEAVALIASQVLEFVRDGDRSVAELMNLGRQLLGRRQVLPPVRHLLETVQVEGTFPDGTKLITIHDPIAHEDGDLELALYGSFLPVPSLDKFPMVEDGRIPGELYFGDGLITLNPGRKAITLKVTNIGDRPIQVGSHYNFIEVNPFLVFDRQKAHGMRLNIPAGTAVRFEPGDSKNVTLVSIEGKQIIRGGHGIADGQVGARITAVMEAVRERNWQHLEETNASEGISGREPAFSFRMSHEEYANIYGPTTGDRIRLGDTDLVAEIEHDFSLYGDECVFGGGKVLRDGMGQACGYPAVACLDTVITNAVVIDYSGIFKADIGIKNGLIVSLGKAGNPDIMNVSKDIVIGLNTEVIAGEGMIVTAGAIDCHVHFICPQLAYEAISSGITTMVGGGTGPADGTRATTCTPAPFHMKLMLQSTDELPLNFGFTGKGNSAKEIGLHKIIEAGAMGLKLHEDWGTTPAAIDTCLKVADQFDIQVNIHTDTLNESGFVEHTISAFKDRTIHTYHSEGAGGGHAPDIIKVCGVKNVLPSSTNPTRPFTLNTVDEHLDMLMVCHHLDKDIKEDVAFAESRIRAETIAAEDILHDMGAISIIASDSQAMGRIGEVICRTWQTAHKMKLFRGPLDKNQPYNDNLRIKRYIAKYTINPAIANGFSKHVGSLEVGKLADLVIWKPSFFGSKPEMVIKGGTIAWANMGDPNASIPTPEPVMMRPMFGAFGKAGSSNSIAFVSKEALDDGVKDRYRLKKRVEAVSGVRRLTKLDMKLNDALPTISVCPETYKVTADGTELACPPATTVPLSRNYFLF; this is encoded by the exons ATGAAATTGGCCCCGCGAGAAATTGAGAAATTGATGCTCCACAATGCAGGGCATCTCGCGCAGAAACGTCTTGCTCGCGGTCTGCGCCTCAACTACACTGAAGCTGTTGCACTTATAGCATCTCAG gTTTTGGAGTTTGTTCGAGATGGAGATAGGAGTGTGGCAGAGTTGATGAACCTTGGGAGACAATTGCTTGGAAG GAGACAAGTTCTTCCCCCTGTTCGGCACCTCTTGGAAACTGTTCAG GTTGAGGGGACCTTTCCTGATGGAACCAAGTTAATCACCATCCATGATCCTATTGCGCATGAGGATGGGGATTTGGAGCTAGCATTATATGGTTCTTTTCTTCCTG TTCCTTCTTTAGACAAGTTTCCTATGGTAGAAGATGGAAGAATCCCTGGTGAATTATATTTTGGAGATGGACTTATAACACTGAACCCTGGAAGGAAAGCAATCACTCTCAAAGTTACTAACATAGGAGATAGACCAATTCAG GTAGGCAGCCACTATAACTTCATTGAGGTGAACCCATTCTTGGTGTTTGATCGACAGAAAGCGCATGGCATGAGGTTAAACATACCTGCAGGAACAGCAGTAAGATTTGAG CCAGGGGATTCAAAAAATGTTACTCTAGTTAGTATTGAAGGGAAGCAAATAATCAGGGGAGGCCATGGAATTGCTGATGGTCAAGTTGGTGCCAGAATTACAGCTGTGATGGAAGCTGTACGTGAAAGAAATTGGCAACATTTGGAAGAAACAAATGCCAG TGAAGGTATCAGTGGACGAGAACCTGCTTTCTCCTTTAGGATGTCTCATGAGGAATATGCTAATATCTATGGACCCACAACTGGAGACAGAATTCGACTTGGTGATACAGACTTAGTTGCTGAAATTGAACATGATTTTTCTCTTTATGGTGATGAATGTGTGTTCGGAGGTGGAAAAGTTCTAAGAGATGGAATGGGTCAGGCTTGTGGATATCCGGCAGTTGCCTGTTTGGATACTGTTATAACAAATGCTGTAGTCATTGATTATTCAGGAATTTTTAAGGCTGATATTGGAATTAAAAATGGTTTAATTGTTTCCCTGGGGAAAGCAGGGAACCCAGATATCATGAATGTATCAAAGGACATTGTAATTGGG TTGAATACAGAGGTTATTGCTGGTGAAGGGATGATTGTAACCGCAGGAGCAATAGACTGCCATGTTCACTTCATCTGCCCTCAATTGGCTTATGAGGCAATATCCAGTG GGATCACCACAATGGTAGGAGGTGGAACAGGACCTGCAGATGGAACTCGTGCCACTACATGTACACCAGCACCGTTTCATATGAAATTAATGTTGCAGTCAACGGATGAGCTACCTTTAAACTTTGGTTTCACTGGAAAA GGCAATAGTGCCAAGGAGATTGGACTGCACAAAATAATTGAGGCCGGAGCAATGGGACTGAAGCTTCATGAGGACTGGGGAACCACTCCTGCTGCAATAGATACTTGTTTAAAGGTTGCTGATCAATTCGACATTCAG GTTAATATACACACTGATACCTTGAATGAATCTGGATTTGTGGAGCACACCATTTCTGCTTTCAAAGATAGAACAATTCATACCTACCACAG TGAAGGTGCTGGCGGTGGGCATGCTCCTGATATTATTAAAGTTTGTGGCGTAAAAAATGTACTCCCATCATCAACTAATCCTACACGTCCCTTCACCTTGAATACTGTGGATGAGCATCTTGACATGCTG ATGGTCTGCCATCACCTTGATAAGGACATCAAGGAGGATGTAGCCTTTGCTGAATCACGGATTCGGGCTGAAACCATCGCTGCAGAAGACATTTTGCATGATATGGGAGCTATCAGCATTATAGCTTCTGATTCACAGGCCATGGGACGAATTGGAGAG GTAATTTGCAGAACATGGCAGACTGCCCACAAGATGAAATTATTTAGAGGCCCACTTGACAAAAACCAGCCATATAACGACAACTTGAGGATCAAAAGATACATTGCAAAATACACTATAAATCCTGCAATTGCTAATGGCTTCTCCAAGCATGTTGGGTCTCTTGAG GTAGGGAAGTTGGCCGATCTTGTCATTTGGAAGCCATCTTTCTTTGGATCAAAACCAGAAATGGTGATCAAAGGTGGCACAATAGCATGGGCAAACATGGGGGACCCAAATGCGAGCATCCCCACTCCTGAACCG GTGATGATGAGACCTATGTTTGGAGCATTTGGAAAGGCGGGAAGCTCCAATTCAATTGCTTTTGTCAGCAAA GAAGCTCTGGATGATGGAGTAAAGGATCGGTATCGACTGAAGAAGAGAGTGGAGGCTGTGAGTGGTGTAAGGAGGCTCACAAAACTGGACATGAAACTCAACGATGCACTTCCTACAATATCAGTGTGTCCAGAGACGTACAAGGTGACTGCAGATGGCACTGAGCTTGCATGCCCACCTGCTACTACTGTCCCCCTTTCGCGGAATTACTTCCTTTTCTAG